The Marinilongibacter aquaticus genome has a window encoding:
- the pfkA gene encoding 6-phosphofructokinase, which produces MKKVAVFTSGGDAPGMNACIRAVVRGGIYHGMEMYGIRRGYSGMIAGDIFPLDSRSVSNIVQRGGTILKSARSREFMTPEGRKRAYENLMSQGIEGLIAIGGNGTFTGAEVFYNEYEIPTVGCPGTIDNDLYGTDYTIGFDTAVNTSLEAIDKIRDTADSHDRVFFIEVMGRDSGYIAIQSGIGGGAEIVMVPETHTPLKKVVSALKDGWSRSKSSSIVVVAEGDDEGHAPEIAEKIKNKVGDKLDIRVTTLGHIQRGGIPTAYDRILASRLGLGAIEGLIDGQKNVMAGIVNNNLVFTPFIDTIKKPKPIHEDLLRMVHILSI; this is translated from the coding sequence ATGAAAAAAGTCGCTGTTTTTACATCAGGTGGAGATGCCCCTGGAATGAATGCCTGTATACGTGCTGTGGTTCGGGGTGGAATCTATCATGGAATGGAAATGTATGGGATTCGACGCGGGTATAGTGGAATGATCGCTGGAGATATATTTCCGCTGGATTCTCGCTCTGTAAGCAATATAGTACAAAGAGGAGGAACAATATTGAAATCGGCCAGAAGCCGCGAGTTTATGACTCCTGAAGGTCGAAAAAGAGCATATGAAAATCTTATGTCGCAAGGCATAGAAGGCTTAATAGCTATTGGAGGCAACGGAACCTTCACCGGAGCCGAGGTATTTTACAATGAGTACGAGATACCTACGGTGGGCTGCCCGGGCACAATCGACAATGATCTTTACGGTACAGACTATACTATCGGTTTCGATACCGCGGTAAATACCTCTCTGGAGGCAATCGATAAAATTCGTGACACTGCAGATTCGCACGATCGCGTATTCTTTATCGAAGTAATGGGCCGTGATTCAGGCTATATTGCGATCCAATCTGGAATTGGTGGCGGTGCAGAAATCGTAATGGTTCCTGAAACGCATACGCCTTTGAAAAAAGTTGTTTCTGCATTGAAAGATGGCTGGAGCCGTTCGAAATCTTCATCAATTGTGGTCGTAGCCGAAGGAGATGATGAAGGACATGCCCCCGAGATTGCCGAGAAGATCAAAAACAAAGTAGGAGATAAGCTGGATATTCGTGTCACTACTTTGGGGCATATTCAGCGTGGCGGTATTCCTACAGCTTACGACAGAATTCTTGCCAGCCGACTTGGACTGGGTGCAATTGAAGGTTTGATCGATGGACAAAAAAATGTGATGGCCGGTATTGTGAACAACAATCTGGTATTTACGCCTTTCATCGATACCATTAAAAAGCCGAAGCCAATCCACGAAGATTTACTTCGTATGGTGCACATTCTTAGCATTTAA
- a CDS encoding YdcF family protein, with translation MFYIISKLFSFLILPVGWVLMLLGYALLSKNAKRAKLATVSAVLVLWLTASPFFVNFFLKRWEMPEKDIRTLPHFTYGVLLTGGMVNESVRYPQNINLDRSGDRLWQTLRLYKQGKIDSVIISGGDVTILYDKQWSEGQFAKEFLIENGVPAEKIYHENKSRNTHENAEFTANYLASRGQQGKMLLITSAYHMRRALACFEKQELSVVDFSSNFLTYQGTNDIVDFLPTAKSFYSTRLLSKEIWGFLIYSVVGYI, from the coding sequence ATGTTTTACATTATTTCCAAGCTTTTTAGTTTTCTCATTTTGCCCGTAGGTTGGGTGCTCATGTTGCTTGGTTACGCACTTTTATCGAAAAATGCAAAGCGGGCGAAACTGGCCACAGTTTCTGCTGTACTGGTTCTTTGGTTGACCGCCAGCCCTTTTTTTGTCAATTTCTTCCTTAAAAGGTGGGAGATGCCTGAAAAGGATATCCGTACACTGCCGCATTTTACCTACGGCGTGCTGCTCACAGGCGGCATGGTGAACGAATCGGTGCGATATCCCCAAAATATCAATTTGGACCGATCGGGAGATAGACTTTGGCAAACCTTACGTTTGTATAAACAGGGTAAAATAGATTCTGTGATTATCAGCGGAGGCGATGTGACTATTCTCTACGACAAGCAATGGTCTGAAGGGCAATTTGCCAAAGAATTTCTAATTGAAAACGGAGTGCCTGCCGAAAAAATATACCACGAAAACAAAAGCCGAAATACCCACGAAAATGCGGAATTCACGGCCAATTATTTAGCATCGAGGGGGCAACAAGGCAAAATGCTGTTGATCACTTCGGCTTACCACATGCGTAGGGCCTTGGCCTGTTTCGAGAAACAAGAGCTTTCTGTCGTCGATTTCAGTTCCAATTTCCTGACTTATCAGGGTACAAACGATATCGTAGATTTCTTGCCCACAGCCAAGAGCTTTTATTCTACAAGGCTTCTGAGCAAGGAAATCTGGGGATTTTTAATCTACAGCGTGGTGGGCTACATTTAA
- a CDS encoding TlpA family protein disulfide reductase — MQKLFLGIVFVLQTAFCAAQGYDIRLKLNGLEEGSTIQLAHFLGYNQYIKVDSAKMENGLFQFSGAEPLKGGIYLFVISPSKYYDFIVSGDEPSFEIAADTSNFIESVKVSGSKENEILFGYRKFLQQVNQEAMAVNAKYAGNDPATAVQKREELEAVKKRLDTYIDQIEEQNKDTFAAKVIAVNKEIEVPKEIPLNPDGSKDSTFAFRYYKSHFWDGMDFSDPRMIRTPFLQSKLEKYFKELVYQLPDSVNQDADLVIGRAKKDPEMYRYVLWWVTNKYENPDIVGLDAVFVHLAEAYYLKDADWLSEEQIEKFKERVKTLKPLVTGNVFPKMHLYDMQGNLKLSPESKGRYTILYFYSPDCSHCKDAAPDLVKYAAEAKEKGIVIYNISVDHDEKKIAEFIEKYGTGKDMINLWDKGTHYDFRKSYDVYSTPTSYILDENLRIIGKRIKIEEFDKFIQFHENQTSR; from the coding sequence ATGCAAAAACTTTTTCTTGGCATTGTTTTCGTTTTGCAAACTGCTTTTTGTGCCGCACAAGGCTACGACATCCGCTTGAAATTGAATGGCTTGGAAGAAGGTTCGACAATCCAACTGGCTCATTTTCTGGGCTATAACCAATACATTAAAGTCGATTCCGCCAAAATGGAAAATGGCCTTTTTCAATTCTCTGGAGCAGAACCACTGAAGGGCGGCATCTATTTGTTCGTCATCAGCCCTTCCAAATATTACGATTTCATTGTGAGTGGCGATGAACCTAGTTTTGAAATCGCCGCAGACACTAGCAATTTCATCGAATCAGTAAAAGTTTCGGGATCAAAAGAAAACGAAATCCTTTTTGGATACCGCAAATTCCTTCAGCAGGTCAACCAAGAAGCAATGGCTGTAAACGCCAAATATGCGGGCAACGACCCTGCCACGGCTGTACAAAAAAGAGAAGAACTGGAAGCGGTAAAAAAGCGATTAGACACGTATATCGACCAAATTGAAGAACAAAACAAGGACACTTTTGCGGCCAAGGTAATTGCCGTGAACAAAGAGATTGAAGTGCCGAAAGAAATTCCTTTAAATCCCGATGGCAGCAAAGACAGCACTTTCGCTTTTCGATATTACAAATCTCATTTTTGGGATGGAATGGATTTCAGCGACCCTCGGATGATCCGTACACCCTTCCTGCAATCCAAACTTGAAAAATACTTCAAAGAATTGGTATATCAACTCCCTGATAGCGTCAATCAAGACGCCGATTTGGTGATTGGTCGTGCAAAAAAAGATCCTGAAATGTACCGCTACGTGCTTTGGTGGGTCACAAACAAATATGAAAATCCTGATATTGTGGGGCTGGATGCCGTATTTGTGCATTTGGCCGAAGCCTATTATTTGAAAGATGCCGATTGGCTAAGCGAAGAGCAAATTGAAAAATTCAAAGAGCGTGTAAAAACATTGAAACCCCTGGTTACCGGAAATGTATTTCCCAAAATGCACCTCTACGACATGCAGGGCAATTTAAAGCTGTCGCCCGAATCAAAAGGCAGATATACCATACTCTACTTTTACAGCCCCGATTGCAGCCATTGCAAAGATGCCGCACCAGACCTGGTGAAATATGCAGCAGAGGCAAAAGAAAAAGGCATTGTAATCTATAATATTTCAGTGGATCACGACGAAAAAAAAATCGCCGAGTTTATCGAAAAATACGGCACGGGTAAAGACATGATCAACCTTTGGGACAAAGGCACGCACTACGATTTCCGCAAAAGCTATGATGTGTATTCTACGCCTACAAGTTATATTTTGGACGAAAACCTACGTATTATTGGCAAACGAATCAAAATAGAAGAGTTCGATAAGTTTATTCAATTTCACGAAAATCAAACCAGTCGATAA
- a CDS encoding M23 family metallopeptidase, with the protein MILNLLILLFIGVHIEGCSWNTERQVDNQRDFKQLLVDIREQKITPQLAKLEFKRIMSELEERYPHAAFDSANVSLVFPLLGKNYRSVGGRGRGFYGRHFDLFDHSVAKSHPAHDIFIYDRDKDCKEDISGKYMDVLAVSDGVVIATETEWTEEKGYKGGNYVWLYDFQTGGLWYYAHQRKVYVVEGQKVQAGDKIGEVGRSGFNAKTNRSDTHLHLMFLKLDEHNEPTPLNHYPWLKAAKTVYQTQLPSHYPRKSIKADSISKRISAGLPISIEQKIEPKPVSFQTRSKKKKGRDRG; encoded by the coding sequence ATGATACTAAACCTGCTGATTTTACTGTTTATTGGAGTTCATATTGAAGGGTGCAGTTGGAATACAGAACGGCAAGTTGATAATCAAAGAGACTTCAAACAATTGCTTGTGGATATCCGTGAACAAAAAATAACGCCACAATTGGCCAAATTGGAGTTCAAACGTATCATGAGCGAACTTGAAGAGCGATATCCGCACGCAGCCTTCGATTCGGCCAATGTATCTTTGGTCTTTCCCTTGTTGGGTAAAAACTACCGTTCGGTAGGCGGACGTGGACGCGGTTTCTATGGACGACATTTCGATTTATTTGATCATTCCGTGGCCAAAAGCCATCCCGCACACGATATTTTCATCTACGACCGAGACAAAGATTGTAAGGAAGACATCAGCGGCAAATACATGGATGTGTTGGCGGTAAGCGATGGCGTGGTCATTGCCACGGAAACCGAATGGACAGAAGAAAAAGGATATAAGGGTGGCAATTATGTGTGGCTTTACGATTTCCAAACCGGTGGATTGTGGTATTACGCTCACCAACGCAAAGTATATGTGGTAGAAGGCCAGAAAGTGCAGGCGGGCGATAAAATTGGCGAAGTGGGCCGAAGCGGTTTCAATGCCAAAACCAACCGCTCGGATACGCATTTGCACTTGATGTTTCTCAAATTGGACGAACACAACGAGCCCACTCCACTGAACCATTATCCTTGGTTAAAAGCCGCAAAAACGGTATACCAAACTCAATTGCCCAGCCATTATCCACGAAAATCGATAAAAGCAGATTCGATTTCAAAAAGGATATCCGCAGGCCTTCCGATTTCCATTGAGCAGAAAATCGAGCCTAAACCTGTTTCTTTTCAGACGCGTTCGAAAAAAAAGAAAGGACGAGATAGAGGATAA
- the pssA gene encoding CDP-diacylglycerol--serine O-phosphatidyltransferase: MRIYTIPNFITLGNLACGMYGIQCALLGDLKMAAGMIALAMLLDFLDGFAARILKMASPIGKELDSLADVVSFGVLPSFILFALIQNESGKYLAFLPALFSALRLAKFNLDERQSDTFYGVPTPTNALLVAAFPFLMGGSFFAPILGDPFYWAYSMLISFLLVWDYPLLALKFKDFSWKNNRFRYTLLLSSLVLLLSVQVSAIPFIFILYLVLSFFSNASEKKQV, translated from the coding sequence ATGAGAATATATACAATCCCTAATTTTATTACTTTAGGCAATCTGGCTTGTGGAATGTACGGCATTCAATGTGCTTTGCTCGGCGATTTGAAAATGGCCGCAGGAATGATCGCTTTGGCCATGTTGCTCGACTTTTTGGACGGTTTTGCTGCACGTATCCTGAAAATGGCTTCGCCAATTGGCAAAGAGTTGGATTCACTTGCAGATGTAGTGAGTTTCGGGGTTTTGCCTTCATTTATTTTGTTTGCCCTGATCCAGAATGAAAGTGGCAAATATTTGGCCTTCTTGCCCGCTTTGTTTTCGGCCTTACGTTTGGCCAAGTTCAATTTGGATGAAAGGCAGAGCGATACATTTTATGGTGTTCCAACGCCTACTAATGCTTTACTTGTGGCTGCTTTCCCCTTTCTCATGGGCGGCTCTTTTTTTGCCCCCATTTTGGGCGATCCATTCTATTGGGCCTATTCAATGCTGATCAGTTTTCTCTTGGTTTGGGATTATCCGTTACTGGCTTTGAAGTTTAAAGATTTCTCTTGGAAAAATAACCGTTTCCGTTATACTCTGCTTCTTTCCTCGCTGGTACTCTTGCTTTCCGTTCAGGTTTCGGCAATTCCTTTCATCTTTATCCTCTATCTCGTCCTTTCTTTTTTTTCGAACGCGTCTGAAAAGAAACAGGTTTAG
- a CDS encoding MBL fold metallo-hydrolase encodes MSIVKKFTFSPFQENTYLLYDEGGQAVVIDPGCLFQEEKEELGQYIKEQKLTLKAVLQTHTHLDHVFGSQYIKRNFKVPMWMHKADLPILEDVEKRCEMYGIPGYEPVEPDAFLEEGDVLEIGEIRLEVIFVPGHAPGHIAFVNRAEKYIIGGDCLFRESVGRTDFPLCSHSDLMHSIQTKFFSLPDDFLVYAGHMDETTIGHEKKFNPFLKS; translated from the coding sequence ATGAGTATTGTAAAAAAGTTTACTTTTTCGCCATTTCAAGAAAATACCTATCTGCTTTATGATGAGGGCGGCCAAGCCGTGGTGATTGATCCGGGATGCCTTTTTCAAGAAGAAAAGGAAGAGCTTGGACAATACATTAAGGAGCAAAAACTGACGCTGAAAGCGGTATTGCAAACCCACACACATTTAGATCATGTGTTCGGTTCGCAGTACATCAAACGTAATTTCAAAGTGCCTATGTGGATGCACAAGGCCGATTTGCCAATTTTAGAAGATGTAGAAAAACGGTGTGAGATGTACGGAATCCCAGGATACGAACCTGTGGAACCCGATGCCTTTCTGGAAGAGGGCGATGTACTTGAAATTGGCGAAATACGCTTAGAAGTGATTTTTGTACCAGGACACGCTCCTGGGCATATTGCTTTTGTGAACCGGGCCGAGAAGTATATAATTGGCGGAGATTGCCTTTTTCGGGAGAGTGTAGGCCGAACGGATTTTCCCCTATGCAGCCATAGCGACCTGATGCACAGTATTCAAACAAAATTCTTTTCGCTTCCAGACGACTTTCTCGTGTATGCCGGACATATGGATGAAACCACAATTGGCCATGAAAAGAAATTCAATCCATTTTTGAAGTCATGA
- a CDS encoding NUMOD4 motif-containing HNH endonuclease, protein MLHNLEIEKWHRIAIDGVENPPHYEVSSYGRLKSFQNYADGKLLKGSVIQGYRSLNIRLANGKSFNRYIHKLVAEYFVEKKSDQHMFVIHKDYDKYNNVHDNLEWVTQAEMIEHNRTNPNVLNKPRPKKSKNYKLNESKVKIIKKMLKSDTTRLKMIAKQFGITHTQLNRIRSGENWGYVTIEE, encoded by the coding sequence ATGCTCCACAACTTAGAAATTGAAAAATGGCACCGTATCGCTATTGATGGCGTTGAAAATCCTCCACACTATGAAGTCTCTAGCTACGGAAGGCTTAAAAGCTTCCAAAATTATGCCGACGGCAAACTATTGAAAGGCTCTGTAATTCAGGGATACCGCTCACTCAACATCCGCCTTGCAAACGGCAAATCATTCAACAGGTATATTCATAAGCTTGTAGCTGAATATTTTGTTGAGAAAAAATCGGATCAGCACATGTTTGTGATCCACAAAGATTACGACAAGTACAACAATGTACACGACAACTTGGAATGGGTGACGCAAGCGGAGATGATTGAACACAATCGTACAAACCCCAATGTACTGAACAAGCCACGCCCTAAAAAATCGAAGAATTACAAGCTGAACGAGTCCAAAGTCAAGATCATCAAAAAAATGCTCAAGTCGGACACCACGCGTCTGAAAATGATCGCCAAGCAATTCGGCATCACACATACCCAACTCAACCGTATTCGCTCTGGTGAGAATTGGGGCTACGTCACAATCGAAGAGTAA
- a CDS encoding HesB/IscA family protein — protein sequence MIKFTASALERIRVAFANPLVREQYGLRVGLAGASCSGNYLFGLDKPMEDDEEIQLEGFRVLVKKAHLLYVIGKTVDYLEKEEESGFYLC from the coding sequence ATGATAAAGTTTACGGCTTCGGCTTTGGAGAGGATTCGTGTGGCTTTTGCCAACCCTTTGGTGCGTGAGCAATACGGCCTACGGGTGGGCTTGGCGGGTGCGTCTTGCAGCGGAAATTACCTTTTTGGTTTAGATAAGCCGATGGAAGACGATGAAGAAATTCAGCTCGAGGGTTTTCGTGTGCTGGTGAAGAAGGCCCACCTTTTGTATGTGATCGGTAAAACGGTAGATTATCTGGAAAAGGAAGAGGAAAGTGGGTTCTACCTGTGTTGA
- a CDS encoding DUF7935 family protein — MENIGELLKILIPAATVLYGMYLLAKTFLDKQIEQKRLETVAQNQQQTLPLRLQAYERMILFLERTKSNNLLLRLQGNAKSAAELHFLMINEIRNEFQHNLAQQLYIGAEVWEQIEDAYQQNIASLNQTANALPQDATAIEFAKKILAASLPKEQDPIQKALKVLKAEAFELIETPKLKDTGL, encoded by the coding sequence ATGGAGAACATCGGTGAATTATTGAAAATACTGATCCCAGCAGCTACAGTCCTCTATGGCATGTATCTGTTGGCCAAAACTTTTCTGGATAAGCAAATTGAACAAAAAAGACTGGAAACGGTCGCTCAAAACCAACAGCAAACCTTGCCGCTTAGGCTTCAAGCTTACGAACGCATGATTCTCTTTCTGGAAAGGACAAAGTCGAACAACCTGCTGCTCAGACTTCAAGGAAATGCAAAGAGTGCTGCGGAACTTCATTTTTTGATGATTAACGAAATCCGAAATGAATTTCAACACAATTTGGCTCAACAACTCTACATTGGAGCCGAAGTGTGGGAACAAATAGAAGACGCTTATCAACAAAACATTGCCTCGCTCAACCAAACGGCCAATGCCCTGCCCCAAGATGCCACGGCTATTGAGTTTGCCAAGAAAATTTTGGCCGCAAGCCTGCCCAAAGAGCAAGATCCTATTCAAAAAGCTTTAAAGGTTTTGAAAGCCGAAGCTTTTGAACTGATCGAAACCCCCAAACTGAAAGATACAGGTCTATAA
- a CDS encoding RNA recognition motif domain-containing protein gives MNIFVAKLNYNTEEETLRNTFEEFGTVDSAKIIMDKFTGRSKGYGFVEMPNDSEGESAIAALNDTEIDGRTIVVKVARPRGEF, from the coding sequence ATGAACATTTTCGTAGCAAAATTAAACTACAACACTGAAGAAGAAACTCTAAGAAACACGTTTGAAGAGTTCGGTACAGTCGATTCAGCAAAAATCATCATGGACAAATTCACAGGCCGTTCTAAAGGATATGGCTTTGTGGAAATGCCAAATGACTCAGAAGGTGAATCAGCTATCGCTGCCCTTAATGACACAGAAATCGACGGTCGTACTATTGTAGTAAAAGTGGCAAGACCAAGAGGTGAGTTTTGA
- the ileS gene encoding isoleucine--tRNA ligase — MKYPEFKAVNYADVAEEIANFWKAEDIFEKSVSNRNGHPSFTFYEGPPSANGTPGIHHVMARTIKDIFCRFQTLKGFQVNRKGGWDTHGLPVELQVEKELGITKEDIGKKISVAEYNQKCREAVMRFTGLWSEMTEKMGYWVDMENPYITYKNEYIESVWNLLKRLYEKGLLYKGYTIQPYSPAAGTGLSSHELNQPGTYRDVKDTSMTAQFKVEMNEQAQNLFDAADAEVFILAWTTTPWTLPSNAALTVGKGIEYVLVKTFNPYTHLPVNVVLAKDLLKGYFSEKGKDGDFEGYADSNKKVLPWKVLKSFKGAELEGIRYEQLLPYVQPEGEAFRVIVGDFVTTEDGTGIVHTAPTFGADDFRVAQQNGIPAIMVKDENGKEMPLVDRKGRFVAEVSDFPLEYVKTEYYTDEELAQETAKQGRDKYLSVDERISIKLKEENRAFNVQRYEHSYPHCWRTDKPVLYYPLDSWFIKTTAVKDRLAELNKTINWKPESTGTGRFGNWLENLVDWNLSRSRFWGTPLPIWRNEEGEELCVGSVAELSAEIDKAIAAGLMKENYLRTKADELDYDSFDLHRPYVDEVVLVSNSGKALYREPDLIDVWFDSGAMPYAQWHMPFENESIFEKAYPADFISEGVDQTRGWFFTLHAIAGMLYDSVAFKNVVSTGLVLDKNGNKMSKRLGNAVDPFETLKNYGADPTRWYMITNAQPWDNLRFDLTGVTEVRNKFFGTLTNTYNFFALYANLDNYRFTGIINFNALTELDRWILSKLQSLIEEVDSAYANYEPTKAGRAIQDFVSDQLSNWYVRLGRRRFWKGELTDDKQAAYETLGLCLKTVSMLMSPIAPFYGDWLYKNLFVEGDAESVHLTDFPKVNEVWINDELQTSMDYAQRISSMVHALRKANKLKVRQPLSKILIPVLSSETRKQIAAVDELIKSEVNIKAVEYLDDASGVLSKKVKPNFKTLGPKYGKNMKAVANEISALDTAAIAELERNGKYNLAVGEIELTDVEILTEDLPGYLTAQDGNLTVALDITLTEDLKFEGIARDFVNKIQNYRKDSGFEVTDKINIQLANNNDELAQAIEANKSYICQEVQALSLEVQDDVADAVELEMDEFVLKVKVEVA, encoded by the coding sequence ATGAAATATCCTGAGTTTAAGGCAGTGAATTATGCCGATGTAGCCGAAGAAATCGCAAATTTTTGGAAAGCTGAAGACATATTCGAAAAATCTGTGAGCAACCGAAATGGTCACCCCAGTTTCACTTTTTACGAAGGGCCTCCTTCGGCCAACGGCACACCCGGCATCCACCACGTAATGGCCCGAACCATCAAGGATATTTTCTGCCGTTTTCAAACGCTGAAAGGTTTTCAAGTAAACCGAAAGGGGGGATGGGATACGCACGGTTTGCCTGTTGAATTGCAGGTAGAAAAAGAGTTGGGTATCACGAAAGAAGATATCGGGAAGAAAATTTCTGTGGCCGAATACAATCAAAAATGCCGAGAGGCTGTGATGCGGTTTACAGGATTATGGTCTGAAATGACCGAAAAAATGGGCTATTGGGTGGATATGGAAAACCCGTATATCACCTACAAAAACGAGTATATCGAGTCCGTATGGAATTTGCTAAAAAGGCTTTACGAAAAGGGCCTTTTGTATAAAGGGTACACGATTCAGCCTTATTCTCCGGCTGCGGGTACCGGCCTTTCTTCACATGAACTGAATCAGCCCGGCACCTATCGCGATGTAAAAGATACGTCGATGACGGCCCAGTTTAAGGTTGAAATGAATGAACAGGCACAGAATCTTTTTGATGCAGCCGATGCGGAAGTGTTTATTTTGGCATGGACGACCACACCATGGACATTGCCTTCGAATGCGGCTTTGACCGTTGGAAAGGGGATTGAATATGTTTTGGTGAAAACCTTCAACCCATACACGCATTTACCTGTAAATGTGGTTTTGGCCAAAGATTTATTGAAAGGTTATTTTTCTGAAAAGGGAAAGGATGGTGATTTTGAAGGCTATGCCGATTCGAATAAAAAAGTATTGCCTTGGAAAGTGCTGAAAAGCTTCAAAGGTGCTGAGCTTGAAGGCATACGCTACGAGCAACTTTTACCCTATGTGCAGCCGGAAGGCGAGGCATTCCGTGTCATTGTGGGCGATTTTGTGACCACCGAAGACGGTACCGGTATTGTGCACACGGCCCCAACTTTTGGTGCAGATGACTTCAGAGTGGCTCAGCAAAACGGTATTCCGGCCATTATGGTGAAAGATGAAAATGGAAAGGAAATGCCTTTGGTTGATCGCAAGGGTCGTTTTGTGGCCGAAGTGAGTGATTTTCCTTTGGAATATGTAAAAACGGAATATTACACAGACGAAGAGCTTGCTCAAGAAACAGCAAAGCAAGGTCGTGACAAATACCTGTCTGTCGACGAACGGATTTCGATCAAATTGAAAGAGGAGAACCGTGCTTTCAATGTGCAGCGATACGAGCACAGCTACCCACATTGCTGGCGTACAGATAAGCCCGTATTGTATTATCCATTGGATAGCTGGTTTATCAAAACGACGGCCGTGAAAGACCGTTTGGCAGAGTTGAACAAAACAATCAATTGGAAACCAGAATCGACTGGAACGGGCCGTTTTGGCAATTGGCTGGAAAACCTCGTCGACTGGAACTTGTCACGAAGCCGCTTTTGGGGCACTCCTTTGCCCATTTGGCGAAACGAAGAAGGCGAAGAGCTGTGCGTGGGATCGGTTGCCGAATTGAGTGCCGAAATAGACAAAGCCATTGCGGCGGGCCTAATGAAAGAAAATTACCTGAGAACGAAGGCCGATGAGTTGGACTACGATTCTTTCGATTTGCACCGTCCGTATGTCGATGAGGTAGTTTTGGTTTCGAATTCGGGGAAAGCACTGTATCGCGAGCCCGATTTGATTGATGTGTGGTTCGATTCTGGAGCCATGCCGTATGCCCAATGGCATATGCCTTTCGAAAACGAATCCATTTTTGAAAAGGCGTACCCTGCTGATTTTATCTCTGAAGGTGTGGACCAAACGCGTGGCTGGTTTTTTACTCTGCACGCCATCGCGGGAATGCTCTACGATTCTGTGGCTTTCAAAAATGTGGTGTCTACCGGCTTGGTGCTCGATAAAAACGGCAATAAGATGTCGAAGAGATTGGGCAATGCCGTGGATCCTTTCGAAACCTTGAAAAATTACGGAGCAGACCCTACGCGTTGGTACATGATTACGAATGCCCAACCTTGGGACAATCTTCGCTTCGATTTGACAGGTGTAACGGAAGTCCGCAATAAGTTTTTCGGGACTTTAACCAACACGTACAATTTCTTTGCATTATACGCCAACCTCGACAATTACCGCTTTACGGGCATAATTAATTTCAATGCATTGACCGAACTCGACCGCTGGATTTTATCCAAGTTGCAGTCTTTGATCGAAGAAGTGGATTCGGCATACGCCAATTATGAACCGACAAAGGCCGGCCGAGCGATTCAAGATTTTGTCAGCGATCAACTTTCCAATTGGTATGTACGCTTAGGGCGTCGCCGTTTTTGGAAGGGTGAATTGACCGACGACAAGCAGGCGGCTTACGAAACCTTAGGATTGTGTTTGAAAACGGTTTCGATGTTGATGTCGCCAATTGCACCGTTTTATGGCGATTGGTTGTATAAAAACCTATTTGTGGAAGGGGATGCCGAATCGGTGCATTTGACGGATTTCCCGAAAGTGAACGAGGTCTGGATCAACGATGAATTGCAAACGTCGATGGATTACGCCCAGCGTATCAGCTCGATGGTGCATGCCCTGCGAAAAGCGAATAAACTGAAGGTGCGTCAGCCTTTGTCTAAAATATTGATTCCGGTGCTTTCTTCCGAAACAAGGAAGCAAATTGCGGCTGTGGATGAATTGATCAAGAGCGAGGTGAATATCAAGGCTGTTGAGTATCTGGATGACGCTTCGGGCGTATTGAGCAAAAAAGTGAAGCCCAATTTCAAAACCTTGGGGCCGAAATACGGCAAGAATATGAAAGCCGTGGCCAACGAAATTTCGGCCTTGGATACGGCAGCCATCGCCGAATTGGAAAGGAATGGAAAGTACAATTTGGCCGTGGGCGAGATCGAATTAACGGATGTGGAAATACTGACGGAAGATTTGCCCGGTTACCTGACTGCTCAAGACGGGAATTTGACCGTTGCATTGGATATCACGCTTACAGAAGACTTGAAATTCGAAGGAATTGCCCGCGATTTTGTGAATAAAATCCAGAATTACCGTAAAGACAGTGGTTTTGAAGTGACGGATAAAATCAATATTCAATTGGCCAACAACAATGACGAATTGGCCCAGGCGATCGAAGCAAACAAGAGCTATATATGCCAGGAAGTGCAAGCCCTTTCGTTGGAAGTGCAAGATGATGTGGCCGATGCCGTAGAGTTGGAAATGGACGAATTTGTGTTGAAGGTGAAGGTAGAGGTGGCCTAA